The Xiphophorus couchianus chromosome 3, X_couchianus-1.0, whole genome shotgun sequence genome segment TGGGATCTTCCCCTTTTACTCTCTAAAATTGTGTCATTGAATTCTTTACACAAACTTAATAGCAATGCGCTTACGTAAACACTTGTCAAAGAATGCACAATTATTTACAATAGTATGCCAGAGCGGAAAAATAGTGTACATTTTTTGACAGTGTTGAAGTTAGCATCTGATTCAGCTCTTCACTAAAGGGTTATTCCGCTGAATTTCATGACCGCATGACTAACTTCGATAGAGGCCGTAAGAGGTGCAGTTTCATACACCTCAAAGTTGTTGTCCTATATATGTTCGTTCTTTCACCATAAGACAAATAAAGGTGgacatgaaaatattaaatataaacaatgtATCGCAAACACTCATCTATAATCAATGACATAACTTGGTGAATCAATCTTAGTACTGAAATGTagtcagaaaacaagaaattatgGAATTTCTGGTTGTTGCTTCTATTTTTCTGTGAAGTGatgtctttattattataaaaattaaaacaaataaatcaagcCAAATTTTAATAAGTTGTATTTTCAAACGAAAGAACGCGTGTTTGAACTGGACTTATTTTAAGAGGTAaagttaaaagcaaaaaaaaaaaattgacacttgaattattatttttttgttttcacaagttGAATGACTTTTACAATTCATAAAACGTCAAACAGTAATGACCATAAAATCACTTGGTTCGTGTTTAACCGTCCTGAATCTTTAGATTTCGATCTGCTGTATATCAAGCTAAaggtaagatttttatttttagagtgaAATAGCCCTTTACTGAAGGACATACTCGGAATCTACAAATCTGATTCTAACTTCAGCGTTGTTGCTTTTAAGCAACATTTAGTCAAAGAAATATAACTTGTGATTCATCtcgtttcctttttttatcgGCTTATCTTTCAGTATAAACTAAATCCAAATATGTGAATGCTCACTACATAAAAccttttgtaaatgttttctcacTGGCATATAAACCGTCAGTCAACAGCCGGAAATGACGTCACTcgttcttaaaaaaaatgctgtaattGTTAttgttagcttgttagctaGCAGACGAACCGCTGAAATGGCGATATGACTGAGTAATAACGGCTTATTACATATGCACCACTAAGTTATAACTAATCCTAAAGTGGTACGTACCAGTTTCTACGGTATATATTTAAAGCAGAGAGATTTTATTAGAGCAAGAATGACGGAATTAAAGTACTTAttgtgcataaaaaacaaaatggtgatTATAGTCTGGCTACATTTTCTGGGCTAACAGGCTAACCTTGTTTTGAGCTAACTACTTTCTTCAAGACGCTTAAGACATATATTTCCCAAACATTTAATCcgtgtgaaattatttttgtttaatcgAATATAATTAGCTctgttttttgtccttttttttgtccatctaGACCAAAAAAGACACAAGTGAAGGTTCCTCGGTGAACAGAGGTTTAGAAATATTGTCTCTATTATTAATAGCTTAATGAAGAATTAAGCTTCCAATTTTCTGCACGTGTATTTATGTCTTGATAACATTCATTTTGGTTCACTTAACTTTTGTCTGTGGCAGATGGAGGACGGTAACAGGAGTGATGGAGCTTCCACATCAAAGAGCCATGTAGGCTCTTTTCACCTGCAGAGTAAGGTCTTAGTTGTCAGTATCTAAATCTCTGTTATTATTGGAAGGAGCAGAAAAACGTTTCCAGTAATACGTACCCCAGTATAAACAAATTGTCCTAATTTTGAACATTTCTCCCTCACTTGTgatctttttttgtctgattttaaaattgcacattGCACACTTGCATAACATCACAAAGATAGTAAATAGAGGAAATATTAATGGTTTAATAAAGACATCAAgaacatttattacaataagTCGACAATGAGTAGAAATAACATAATAAtcacaaatgaactaaaaaccCACTGGAACAAAACCCACGCACTTCTAGCAACTAGACAAAATTAGTGAAGAACTAGACTGTGGAATTATCTAAGTAGTTTTGTATTCTTCTGGACACGGTcactttctgctctttgtgcATTGATATCTGTTGCTGATAAAAGAAGCAATTGGTTATGCACGGGACTggttttatttaggtttctttTGAAATGCATGAAGAAAGAATTTCTGGTTGAGAATTTCTAACCCTTCAGCAAAAAAGATTAGAACAAAAAGTCTTTGAAGATCTCCAACTGCTGCTTTTCATACCATAAAGGTCTCTAAGAGACTCGCAGAGTACAAGGATGCCTCCAGCATAACCCAGTTTTCCTTGGACTTGCACGTTATTCATACATCTGTTGTAGCTGGGTCAGCAAACTCctatttgattattttacagCTTAGCATTTCAAAAGAAGTCACTGTAGAGTTGCGAAATATACCTCTTGATTAGTCTTTAACCATGGACGTATTAAAGTATTAGGAAAACTAATTGTATATATATTGTACTAAAAAGCAACTCTAAATCAGCAACTGATTCTCCAAAACACCTTAGCTCAAGGGAGGTGAGGGAAATTGGCAACAATTTGCTTCAGATTGCAACCTTGTAGTTAATTGCTTCAAGTAAATGTGATTATTCTGCTTTAGATCATGAGATATTTGATgattttgccttttttcagCTCCAAAAAGTGAGGACACTTATGAAATTACCATTCCCtttgaagaaaacaactttGAGCAGCAGGGATTCTTCAACCAGAGCGATCAGAACTTTGACGGTAAATGTCACACAGTGTATAAAGTAATTGCTATCACAGTTATTATTTTGTGGTGCAGCACCTGTGAACACTGGAGCTGTTCTTGTCATCCTCAGAACCAGCCTCGAGTGCAGGCCCACCTACAGTCAGCAACTCATACATGGTGATCAACAACCTGCGGACCCAGCTCCAGATCTCTGTGGAGAAAAACTCGTGGCTGCAGAAAAGAATTGAGGATCTGGAGGAGGAGCGGGACTTCCTGCGGTGCCAGCTGGACCGCTTCATCTTTTCCACGAAGAGCCAGGGACCGGAACAGGGTCAGAGTCAGTACAGTAACGGTGAGGAAAGACTCTCGCCGTCTGAAAACACTATCAATAATAAGATTAATGTTGAAACGTTGTTGAAGcggtttttaaaataaaaataaaaatgtccctttttgtgttttgcttaaATCAGGATATGAATCTAGACGATTCAACTGGAGGGCAAGAAGAGAGGAAGACCGTCCTGCTGGTAAAAATTCACTTATGCTTTTTGATTCCAGCTTGTGGggctgtttgtttatttattaaattttgatGATCTCTAAGTCGCAATccactttgtaatttttttttttatagaacagCAGAAGGCAGACCAACAGCATTTCCCTCAGCGCCAGTTTGTCCAGCGAAGGCCATGTCCTCCCACTATGGTGCCTTCCAAAAACCACATCTCTAATCCAATGTCCTCTCAGCTCTCTAATATGAATGCTTTGTACAACACAACACAATCGCAGGCCCTTTTGCAAGGCCACAGTCAACAGGCAAGTTCAACAGGCAGTGGAAGCAACAGCAAACACAGCAATGCTGCAAGATCATCCTTAAACCAACTGAGTGGACGCAATGGCCCAGGTAATGCAAATTAAATCATGTATCTACTTATTTGATTTAATGAGAACGATCTTACAGACCAGTATCTCTTTTTTGTCACCTTGGAGACTTCCACTGGAAAGTTACAAGATACAAGTGTTATGTTAAcattaacacaaataaataaaataaaagaagtcaGAGTAATAtgataaagattaaaaaaaagttagtttaaGAAAAGCAATACTGCTCTTCACTGACAGTCAGTTTGAAAATTCAGTCAGTAATATAAATACTGATAGGTAAAATGTTTACACTAGGAGTAATGGAGCAAATCAAGCCAAAAGCAagtaatttaaacataaattgcAAACACCTGCAAGTATTAAGCATTTATAGATTTTGCTCCTTTAGAAGcctgaaaaagcagaaaaaaatctgtaaaatcaaACCATACTTATGTATATTACTTCTTAATATcttcagaaaaatgtgattatatCCTGCAAACACTGTTCTGTCTTAAAGCAATCCCAAAGCCGCATCACTCAGCCTAATATCACTGAGGCGATTTAACAGCATCCATTGTATTATAGTGTTACTTTAATGAAGTCAGTCGGTCACACGTGTCCTTTGCCTACTGGGTTTTGTGAAGCAAATTATTTTTCGCCCTTACAGATTCGCTCTCACTGCTGGGAGAATCGGATGAGTTCTTGGAGGAGGATGGCTTCATCGAGGAGGACGAAGGGGATGATGTAATGTCAGAGGCAATTAGCACCAACAGGCAGCAGTTAAAGAGGAGACGAGTCCTCCGAGCGCCACGAGAGCGACAGAGAGGTGACGCAGAGATCCTGAAAAAAGACTCCGAATTTCAGTGTCATTCAGGCTGCAGCTAACTCTGCTCTGCTTTTCTCTTCGTCAGTGAAAGACGCTGCAGGAGTGCTTTTTCGCTATAAGAAGATTCTCCTTACGTACCAGCGCCTCAAAAACATGACCAAGGCCTTCCAAATCCATGGTGTTGACCGCAACACCGTGGCCTCCACCACACCCATTGCTGAGCTGCATCTCGTGGCCCCCGAGAAAGTGGCCGAAGTGGGAGAGTTTGACTCCtccaaggagaagctgctggattACGCCCGACGCTGCTACCTCGCCCTGGACGAAGAGACGCTCAGCAGAGTGCAGGCgttgaagaaaaataacctCCTGCTGCCCATCTCGTACCGATTCAGGCACGAGATGAGCTGATTAATGTCAGTTCTATTGTGGAGGTAGAGACAAGGGGAttcttttgaaatgaaaataattgtttctGCAATCACAGAGGACTGTAATTATGGTAGTTCTTTAGTCATTTGTTCTTCATTTATGCTttgcaaagacatttttttatcctGACGTGGATCTGCTGGAGGGCAGGAGTCCAAACACTACTGTAGATGACTGCAGCTTGTTAAATATCCAAATTTATATAACTTTATTTGTATTCTGCTTTGACACAATCCCATAAGGGTATAAACTTCcagtgtatttttaatttttattttaagttttgacTCATTTTTGGAATACTTTGAACAAATTATGACCATTTCAGGATACCGTACTTttcattgctttatttttactgtGGCTATATTTagtgtcatttttatttgccttaatgcatttttatatgATCCACATTTAGAAAAGCTCCATATTTTGCTGCAGACCtccatatttaaaaacaaggaGAACAATCATTAAATGACAATTAGAAAAAGACGTAGGTATGAAAGGATAGGTTAGGTCTCGAACCTTTGGCGCCAGGGCACCATATATCAATCAATAACTCACTGGTTTTATACCTAACATAGCATTTTGTCTCAGAAATGTTGgtcgtttttatttattcttactAATGGGAACACCAGTTGCACCTCTGCCTAGTTTTAAtgctgcatttctttctttcttcaaaggACTCTAAGCAACTTTTGTATATGACTTCTACTATGTTGCTATAAATGTAACCTCCTACGCTTCTGATATTAGGAATCTTGTATTGTATTGTGAAGTTTTATATATTGTGGATCTGAGCAATTTCACTACATAACACTATAGATTTTTTGTAATACTGTGTAGGTTTCGgttacttgtaaaaaaaaaaaattgtgaaaacagctaaaaatcatcagcagaaacagaggaacTGTTCTCCACAACGTGTGCATGTAAAAAGAGCGTTTGTGATCTGTTGTGCGGTCTTCAAATTTGAAGGGAGCTGATTGTAATTTGCTATGAAATGCAACTATTTTGGCAGTGAAGGCaattattttggattttgttctACAGCAGAATAATATTGTGTAACCATGAGTCCATGAGTAAACAGTTCAAGAGCAATAAGGGAGCTGCAAAGTTAACTGAGATTCCTGCCAGTTCACACATTTCCACCTGGAACAGTTTCTACTTGCAGCATGAGTCAAATGACAGTAAAGCATTTGAATTCgtataaaaatgcaacattttattctCTAACCTTCAAGAACAAATCTCTCCGATGAGTGCTGATGATTCATTAAGAAATTGTGTTAATAGAagtgaaataaactttgtttttcccTCACTGATTTCTCATTTTCATTACGGTGTTTATGCCATTAACTGTGTTTGATGTTT includes the following:
- the ccdc106a gene encoding coiled-coil domain-containing protein 106a isoform X1, coding for MEDGNRSDGASTSKSHVGSFHLQTPKSEDTYEITIPFEENNFEQQGFFNQSDQNFDEPASSAGPPTVSNSYMVINNLRTQLQISVEKNSWLQKRIEDLEEERDFLRCQLDRFIFSTKSQGPEQGQSQYSNGYESRRFNWRARREEDRPAEQQKADQQHFPQRQFVQRRPCPPTMVPSKNHISNPMSSQLSNMNALYNTTQSQALLQGHSQQASSTGSGSNSKHSNAARSSLNQLSGRNGPDSLSLLGESDEFLEEDGFIEEDEGDDVMSEAISTNRQQLKRRRVLRAPRERQRVKDAAGVLFRYKKILLTYQRLKNMTKAFQIHGVDRNTVASTTPIAELHLVAPEKVAEVGEFDSSKEKLLDYARRCYLALDEETLSRVQALKKNNLLLPISYRFRHEMS
- the ccdc106a gene encoding coiled-coil domain-containing protein 106a isoform X2, with the translated sequence MEDGNRSDGASTSKSHVGSFHLQTPKSEDTYEITIPFEENNFEQQGFFNQSDQNFDEPASSAGPPTVSNSYMVINNLRTQLQISVEKNSWLQKRIEDLEEERDFLRCQLDRFIFSTKSQGPEQGQSQYSNGYESRRFNWRARREEDRPAEQQKADQQHFPQRQFVQRRPCPPTMALLQGHSQQASSTGSGSNSKHSNAARSSLNQLSGRNGPDSLSLLGESDEFLEEDGFIEEDEGDDVMSEAISTNRQQLKRRRVLRAPRERQRVKDAAGVLFRYKKILLTYQRLKNMTKAFQIHGVDRNTVASTTPIAELHLVAPEKVAEVGEFDSSKEKLLDYARRCYLALDEETLSRVQALKKNNLLLPISYRFRHEMS